A portion of the Aphelocoma coerulescens isolate FSJ_1873_10779 chromosome 1, UR_Acoe_1.0, whole genome shotgun sequence genome contains these proteins:
- the TRIM45 gene encoding E3 ubiquitin-protein ligase TRIM45: MSGPRCPQCAQPWVSPRLLPCLHSLCEPCLRRLGPPEGPPGAARPVLCPVCDAEVSLPAGGVGQLPPDCLAGSRAGAAAGCDLCADGAAAGRCLTCGVRLCRFCCRAHRRQKKTASHAVTELENNKDCSQAGKPLLCPSHPTEELRLFCEQCDQPVCRDCVLGKHRQHRCDFTGNVIHRHGDALRELLKSSQQHMDTLEDVLSQVDEMGSAVRSRAEAVAAEICQFARGYVKAIEEHRDRLLKQLEDLKVQKENLLHLQKAQLQQLLLDLRTGVEFTEHLLMSGSDVEILVTKGVVSSRLAKLNSIAYSTHPSVDDRIQFSPHERAGQCCGYEVFGAILNKVVDPARCTLQGEGLHSARQNQLSGFTLLCKDTTGERMGRGGEAVQVTFTHKDKRDCALKPTVCDNGDGTYCISYSPEEPGLYAVCVCVKGQHVQGSPFTLMVKHKFREHQGVFHCCTFCSSGGQKSARCACGGTMPGGYQGCGHGHKGHPGCHHWSCCGQVNESSECLCAPPSDNSQRSLLRTVAL; this comes from the exons ATGTCGGGGCCGCGCTGCCCGCAGTGCGCCCAGCCCTGGGTGTCGCCGCggctgctgccctgcctgcacTCGCTGTGCGAGCCCTGCCTGCGGCGCCTCGGGCCGCCGGAGGGGCCCccgggcgccgcccgccccgtccTGTGCCCGGTGTGCGACGCCGAGGTGTCGCTGCCGGCCGGCGGCGTGGGCCAGCTCCCCCCCGACTGTCTGGCCGGGagccgcgccggggccgcggccgggTGCGACCTCTGCGCTGacggggcggcggccgggcggTGCCTGACCTGCGGCGTCCGCCTCTGCCGCTTCTGCTGCCGGGCGCACAG GAGACAGAAGAAGACGGCCTCCCATGCTGTGACAGAGCTGGAGAACAACAAGGattgcagccaggctgggaagcCTCTCCTGTGCCCCTCCCATCCCACAGAGGAGCTCAGGCTGTTCTGCGAGCAGTGTGACCAGCCCGTGTGCCGGGACTGCGTTCTGGGCAAACACCGTCAGCACCGCTGTGACTTCACCGGCAATGTCATCCACAGGCACGGGGACGCCCTGCGGGAGCTGCTGaagagcagccagcagcacatggACACCCTGGAGGATGTGCTGAGCCAGGTCGATGAGATGGGCAGTGCGGTCCGCAGCCGCGCAGAGGCTGTGGCCGCAGAGATCTGCCAGTTTGCCAGGGGCTACGTGAAAGCCATTGAAGAGCACCGGGACCGGCTGCTGAAGCAGCTGGAGGACTTGAAGGTGCAGAAGGAAAACCTGCTGCACTTGCAGaaggcccagctgcagcagctgctgctggacttGAGGACAGGCGTGGAGTTCACAGAGCACTTGCTGATGAGCGGCTCAGATGTGGAGATCCTTGTCACCAAAGGGGTGGTGTCCAGCCGTCTGGCAAAGCTCAACAGCATTGCTTACAGCACCCACCCCAGTGTGGATGACAGGATCCAGTTCTCCCCTCACGAGAGGGCAGGGCAGTGTTGTGGCTATGAAGTTTTTGGTGCCATTCTCAATAAAGTGGTTGATCCGGCCAGATGTACCCTGCAAGGGGAAG gtctCCACAGTGCCCGTCAGAACCAGCTGAGTGGCTTTACCCTGCTGTGCAAGGACACCACGGGGGAGCGCATGGGGCGGGGAGGAGAGGCTGTGCAGGTCACCTTCACCCACAAGGACAAGAGAGACTG TGCACTCAAGCCAACAGTATGTGATAATGGTGACGGGACCTACTGTATTTCCTACAGCCCTGAGGAGCCAGGCTTGTATGCTGTCTGCGTCTGTGTGAAAGGGCAACACGTGCAG GGCTCTCCCTTCACTCTGATGGTGAAGCACAAGTTCCGTGAGCACCAGGGGGTGTTTCACTGCTGCACATTCTGCTCAAGCGGAGGCCAGAAATCCGCTCGCTGTGCCTGTGGGGGGACCATGCCAG GTGGGTACCAAGGCTGTGGCCATGGACACAAAGGTCACCCTGGCTGCCACCACTGGTCATGCTGTGGACAAGTGAACGAGAGCTCAGAGTGTTTGTGTGCACCACCCAGCGACAACTCCCAAAGGAGTTTGCTCAGGACAGTGGCACTCTGA